From the Pseudomonas sp. SORT22 genome, one window contains:
- the hslU gene encoding ATP-dependent protease ATPase subunit HslU, which yields MSMTPREIVHELNRHIIGQDDAKRAVAIALRNRWRRMQLPAELRVEVTPKNILMIGPTGVGKTEIARRLAKLANAPFIKVEATKFTEVGYVGRDVESIIRDLADAAIKMLREQEIIRVGHRAEDAAEERILDALLPPARTGFNEDQVASQDSNTRQLFRKRLREGQLDDKEIEIEVAEAVGVDISAPPGMEEMTNQLQNLFANMGKGKRKSRKLKVKEALKLVRDEEAGRLVNEDELKAKALEAVEQHGIVFIDEIDKVAKRGNVGGADVSREGVQRDLLPLIEGCTVNTKLGMVKTDHILFIASGAFHLSKPSDLVPELQGRLPIRVELKALSPEDFERILSEPHASLTEQYRELLKTEGLNIEFAADGIKRLAEIAWQVNEKTENIGARRLHTLLERLLEEVSFSAGDLASAHSEAPIRIDADYVNSHLGELAQNEDLSRYIL from the coding sequence ATGTCCATGACCCCCCGCGAGATCGTCCACGAACTCAACCGCCATATCATCGGCCAGGACGACGCCAAGCGCGCCGTCGCCATCGCCCTGCGCAACCGCTGGCGGCGCATGCAGCTGCCGGCCGAGCTGCGCGTTGAAGTGACGCCGAAGAACATCCTGATGATCGGCCCGACCGGCGTCGGCAAGACCGAAATCGCCCGGCGCCTGGCAAAGCTTGCCAACGCCCCGTTCATCAAGGTCGAAGCGACCAAGTTCACCGAGGTCGGCTATGTCGGCCGTGACGTCGAGTCGATCATCCGCGACCTCGCCGATGCCGCGATCAAGATGCTCCGCGAGCAGGAAATCATCCGCGTCGGCCACCGCGCCGAAGATGCTGCCGAAGAGCGCATCCTCGACGCCCTGCTGCCACCGGCGCGCACCGGCTTCAACGAAGACCAGGTCGCCAGCCAGGACTCCAACACCCGCCAGCTGTTCCGCAAGCGCTTGCGCGAAGGCCAGCTGGACGACAAGGAAATCGAGATCGAAGTGGCCGAGGCCGTGGGTGTCGATATTTCCGCGCCGCCGGGCATGGAGGAGATGACCAACCAGTTGCAGAACCTGTTCGCCAACATGGGCAAGGGCAAGCGCAAGAGCCGCAAGCTCAAGGTCAAGGAAGCGCTCAAGCTGGTGCGCGACGAAGAAGCCGGGCGCCTGGTCAACGAAGACGAGCTCAAGGCCAAGGCCCTGGAAGCGGTCGAGCAGCACGGCATCGTGTTCATCGACGAAATCGACAAGGTTGCCAAGCGCGGTAACGTTGGCGGCGCCGATGTTTCCCGTGAAGGCGTGCAGCGCGACCTGCTGCCACTGATCGAAGGCTGCACGGTGAACACCAAGCTGGGCATGGTCAAGACCGACCACATCCTGTTCATCGCCTCCGGTGCCTTCCACCTGAGCAAGCCGAGCGACCTGGTGCCCGAGCTGCAAGGTCGCCTGCCGATTCGCGTCGAACTCAAGGCCCTGAGCCCGGAAGACTTCGAGCGTATCCTCAGCGAACCGCACGCCTCGCTCACCGAGCAATACCGTGAGCTGCTGAAAACCGAAGGCCTGAACATCGAGTTCGCCGCCGACGGCATCAAGCGCCTGGCCGAGATCGCCTGGCAGGTCAACGAGAAAACCGAGAACATCGGTGCCCGTCGCCTGCACACCTTGCTCGAGCGCCTGCTCGAAGAGGTGTCGTTCAGCGCCGGCGACCTGGCCAGCGCCCACAGCGAAGCGCCGATCCGCATCGACGCCGACTACGTCAACAGCCACCTGGGCGAATTGGCGCAGAACGAAGACCTGTCTCGCTACATTCTCTAA
- a CDS encoding DUF971 domain-containing protein, protein MTRIPTGINLHKASKTLTLTYGPGEVYNLPAEFLRVHSPSAEVQGHGNPILQYGKLGVGLSGLEPAGQYALKLTFDDGHDSGLFTWEYLEQLCLRQQELWDDYLGELKKAGKSRDPNESIVKLML, encoded by the coding sequence ATGACCAGAATCCCCACCGGCATCAACCTGCACAAAGCCTCCAAGACCCTTACCCTGACCTACGGGCCAGGCGAGGTGTACAACCTGCCCGCCGAATTCCTGCGCGTGCACTCCCCTTCCGCCGAGGTCCAGGGCCACGGCAATCCGATCCTCCAGTACGGCAAGCTTGGCGTTGGCTTGAGCGGGCTGGAACCTGCCGGCCAGTACGCACTGAAACTGACCTTCGACGACGGCCACGACAGCGGCCTGTTCACCTGGGAATACCTTGAGCAGTTGTGCCTGCGCCAGCAGGAACTCTGGGATGACTACCTTGGCGAGCTGAAAAAAGCCGGCAAATCCCGCGACCCCAACGAGTCGATCGTCAAGCTGATGCTCTAG
- the phaC gene encoding class II poly(R)-hydroxyalkanoic acid synthase — MSNKNNDDLQRQASENTLGLNPVIGLRRKDLLTSARMVLRQAIRQPLHSAKHVAHFGMELKDVIFGKSSLQPEGDDRRFHDPAWSQNPLYRRYLQTYLAWRKELHDWIDTSNLSDQDISRGHFVINLMTEAMAPTNTAANPAAVKRFFETGGKSLLDGLSNLAKDMVNNGGMPSQVNMDAFEVGKNLGTSEGAVVFRNDVLELIQYRPITEQVLEKPLLVVPPQINKFYVFDLSPEKSLARFCLRSNVQTFIVSWRNPTKSQREWGLSTYIDALKEAVDVILAITGSKDLNMLGACSGGITCTALVGHYAALGEKKVNALTLLVSVLDTTLDTQVALFVDEQTLEAAKRHSYQAGVLEGRDMAKVFAWMRPNDLIWNYWVNNYLLGNEPPVFDILFWNNDTTRLPAAFHGDLIEMFKNNPLLRPDALEVCGTPIDLKQVTTDIFSVAGTADHITPWQSCYKSAQLFGGKVEFLLSNSGHIQSILNPPGNPKARYMTNSEMPASALDWQENSTKHTDSWWLYWHTWLAERSGKLKKAPVNLGNKAYVAGAAAPGTYVHER, encoded by the coding sequence ATGAGTAACAAGAATAACGATGACCTGCAGCGCCAAGCCTCGGAAAACACCCTGGGTCTGAACCCGGTGATCGGCTTGCGCCGCAAGGATTTGCTGACATCTGCTCGAATGGTCCTGCGTCAGGCCATTCGTCAACCGCTGCACAGTGCCAAGCATGTCGCCCATTTCGGCATGGAGCTGAAAGATGTGATCTTCGGCAAGTCGAGCTTGCAGCCCGAGGGCGATGACCGCCGTTTTCACGACCCGGCCTGGAGCCAGAACCCGCTGTATCGCCGCTACCTGCAGACCTACCTGGCCTGGCGCAAGGAACTGCACGACTGGATCGATACCAGCAACCTCTCCGACCAGGACATCAGCCGCGGCCACTTCGTCATCAACCTGATGACCGAGGCCATGGCGCCGACCAACACCGCAGCCAACCCGGCGGCGGTCAAACGCTTCTTCGAAACCGGTGGCAAGAGCCTGCTCGACGGCCTGTCGAACCTGGCCAAGGACATGGTCAACAATGGCGGCATGCCCAGCCAGGTGAACATGGACGCCTTCGAAGTCGGCAAGAACCTCGGCACCAGCGAAGGCGCGGTGGTGTTTCGCAATGACGTGCTGGAACTGATCCAGTACCGGCCGATCACCGAGCAGGTGCTGGAAAAGCCGCTGCTGGTGGTACCGCCGCAGATCAACAAGTTCTACGTCTTCGACCTCAGCCCGGAAAAGAGCCTGGCGCGTTTCTGCCTGCGCTCCAACGTGCAGACCTTCATCGTCAGTTGGCGCAACCCGACCAAGTCCCAGCGCGAATGGGGCCTGTCGACCTACATCGACGCGCTCAAGGAAGCGGTCGACGTGATCCTGGCGATCACCGGCAGCAAGGACCTGAACATGCTCGGCGCCTGCTCCGGCGGTATCACCTGCACTGCGCTGGTGGGCCACTACGCGGCGCTGGGCGAAAAGAAGGTCAACGCCCTGACCCTGCTGGTCAGCGTGCTCGATACCACCCTCGATACCCAGGTGGCGCTGTTCGTCGACGAGCAGACCCTCGAGGCGGCCAAGCGCCACTCCTATCAGGCCGGTGTGCTCGAAGGCCGCGACATGGCCAAGGTATTCGCCTGGATGCGCCCCAACGACCTGATCTGGAACTACTGGGTCAACAACTACCTGCTGGGCAACGAGCCGCCGGTGTTCGACATCCTGTTCTGGAACAACGACACCACGCGACTGCCGGCCGCCTTCCACGGCGACCTGATCGAAATGTTCAAAAACAACCCACTGCTGCGCCCCGATGCACTGGAAGTGTGCGGCACGCCGATCGACCTCAAGCAGGTGACCACCGACATCTTCAGCGTCGCCGGTACCGCCGATCACATCACCCCGTGGCAGTCATGCTACAAGTCGGCGCAGCTGTTCGGTGGCAAGGTCGAGTTCCTGCTGTCCAACAGCGGCCATATCCAGAGCATCCTCAACCCGCCGGGCAACCCCAAGGCGCGCTACATGACCAACAGTGAAATGCCCGCCAGCGCCCTCGACTGGCAAGAGAACTCGACCAAGCACACCGATTCCTGGTGGCTGTACTGGCACACCTGGCTGGCCGAGCGTTCCGGCAAGCTGAAAAAAGCCCCGGTCAACCTTGGCAACAAGGCTTACGTCGCCGGTGCCGCCGCGCCAGGGACCTACGTTCACGAGCGTTGA
- the phaZ gene encoding poly(3-hydroxyalkanoate) depolymerase, with the protein MPQPYIFRTVDLDGQTIRTAVRPGKPHLTPLLIFNGIGANLELVFPFIQALDPDLEVIAFDVPGVGGSSTPRHPYRFPGLAKLTARMLDYLDYGQVNVIGVSWGGALAQQFAHDYPERCKKLVLAATAAGAVMVPGKPKVLWLMASPRRYVQPSHVIRIAPQIYGGAFRRDPDLALSHAAKVRSGGKLGYYWQLFAGLGWTSIHWLHKIQQPTLVLAGDDDPLIPLINMRLLAWRIPNAQLHIIDDGHLFLITRAEAVAPIIMKFLQQERQRAVMHPRPAPSS; encoded by the coding sequence ATGCCGCAACCGTATATTTTCAGGACCGTCGACCTGGATGGCCAGACCATCCGCACCGCCGTCCGACCCGGCAAGCCGCACTTGACGCCCTTGCTGATCTTCAATGGCATCGGCGCCAACCTGGAGCTGGTGTTCCCCTTCATCCAGGCCCTGGACCCGGACCTTGAGGTAATTGCTTTCGACGTGCCGGGGGTCGGCGGTTCATCGACCCCGCGCCACCCCTACCGTTTTCCGGGCCTGGCCAAGCTCACCGCGCGCATGCTCGACTACCTCGACTATGGCCAGGTCAATGTCATTGGCGTGTCCTGGGGCGGGGCGCTGGCCCAGCAGTTCGCCCATGACTACCCCGAGCGCTGCAAGAAACTGGTGCTGGCGGCCACCGCCGCTGGCGCGGTGATGGTGCCGGGCAAGCCCAAGGTGTTGTGGTTGATGGCCAGCCCAAGGCGCTACGTACAGCCGTCCCATGTGATCCGCATCGCCCCGCAGATCTACGGCGGCGCCTTTCGCCGGGACCCGGACCTGGCCCTGTCGCACGCGGCCAAGGTGCGCTCAGGCGGCAAGCTCGGTTACTACTGGCAACTGTTCGCCGGGCTTGGCTGGACCAGCATTCACTGGCTGCACAAGATCCAGCAGCCGACCCTGGTGCTGGCCGGTGACGATGACCCGTTGATTCCCTTGATCAACATGCGCCTGCTGGCCTGGCGAATTCCCAATGCCCAGCTACACATAATCGACGACGGCCACTTGTTCCTGATCACCCGGGCCGAGGCCGTCGCCCCGATCATCATGAAGTTTCTCCAGCAAGAGCGCCAACGCGCCGTCATGCACCCTCGGCCCGCCCCCAGCAGCTGA
- the phaC gene encoding class II poly(R)-hydroxyalkanoic acid synthase encodes MKDKPAKGSLPVPATYMNVQSAISGLRGRDLLSTLRSVSRHGLRHPLHTAKHMLALGGQLGKVLLGETPYQPGPRDNRFKDPAWSQNPIYSRGLQAYLAWQKQTRLWIDESQLAPDDRARAHFLFTLLNDAVAPSNSLLNPLAVKELFNSGGLSLVRGINHLLDDLRHNDGLPRQVNPQAFEVGRNLATTPGSVVFRNELLELIQYKPMSEKQYARPLLIVPPQINKFYIFDLSPANSFVQYMLKNGLQTFMISWRNPDPRHREWGLSSYVEALEEALNVCRAITGSREVNLMGACAGGLTMAALQGHLQAKRQLRRVSSATYLVSLLDSQIDSPASLFADEQTLEAAKRRSYQQGVLDGREIARVFAWMRPNDLIWNYWVNNYLLGKAPPAFDILYWNNDNTRLPAALHGDLLDFFKHNPLARAAGLEVCGTPIDLQKVNVDSFSVAGSNDHITPWDAVYRSAALLGGDKRFILANSGHVQSIINPPGNPKAHYVDNPRLSSDPRAWLYDGKQVDGSWWPQWLEWIQARSGVQRETLMALGNQNYPPMDPAPGSYVQAR; translated from the coding sequence ATGAAAGACAAACCCGCTAAGGGATCGCTACCGGTCCCCGCCACCTATATGAACGTGCAGAGTGCAATCAGCGGTCTGCGCGGCCGCGACCTGCTCTCGACCTTGCGCAGCGTCAGCCGTCATGGCTTGCGCCATCCGCTGCATACCGCCAAGCACATGCTTGCCCTGGGCGGTCAGCTGGGCAAGGTGCTGCTGGGTGAAACGCCCTACCAGCCCGGCCCTCGAGACAACCGCTTCAAAGACCCCGCCTGGAGCCAGAACCCGATCTACAGCCGCGGCCTGCAGGCCTACCTGGCGTGGCAGAAGCAGACCCGCCTGTGGATCGATGAAAGCCAGCTGGCACCCGATGATCGCGCCCGCGCACACTTTCTGTTCACCCTGCTCAACGATGCCGTGGCGCCGAGCAACTCGCTGCTCAACCCGCTGGCGGTCAAGGAGCTGTTCAACTCCGGCGGCCTGAGCCTGGTGCGCGGCATCAACCACCTGCTCGATGATTTGCGCCACAACGACGGCCTGCCGCGCCAGGTCAATCCGCAGGCCTTCGAAGTCGGCCGTAACCTGGCCACCACGCCGGGCTCGGTGGTGTTTCGCAACGAGCTGCTGGAACTGATCCAGTACAAGCCGATGAGCGAAAAACAGTACGCCAGGCCGTTGCTGATCGTGCCGCCGCAGATCAACAAGTTCTACATCTTCGACCTCAGCCCGGCCAACAGCTTCGTCCAGTACATGCTCAAGAACGGCCTGCAGACCTTTATGATCAGCTGGCGCAATCCCGACCCGCGCCACCGTGAGTGGGGCCTGTCGAGTTATGTCGAGGCGCTGGAGGAAGCACTCAACGTGTGCCGGGCGATCACCGGCAGCCGCGAGGTCAATCTCATGGGCGCCTGTGCCGGTGGCCTGACCATGGCGGCGTTGCAAGGCCATTTGCAAGCCAAGCGCCAACTGCGCCGGGTCAGCAGCGCCACCTACCTGGTCAGCCTGCTCGACAGCCAGATCGACAGCCCGGCGAGCCTGTTCGCCGACGAGCAGACCCTCGAAGCGGCCAAGCGCCGTTCCTACCAGCAAGGCGTGCTCGATGGCCGCGAGATCGCCCGGGTGTTCGCCTGGATGCGCCCCAACGACCTGATCTGGAACTACTGGGTCAACAACTACCTGCTGGGCAAGGCGCCACCGGCGTTCGACATCCTTTACTGGAACAACGACAACACCCGCCTGCCGGCGGCGCTGCACGGCGACCTGCTGGACTTCTTCAAGCACAACCCGCTGGCCCGCGCCGCTGGTCTTGAGGTATGCGGCACGCCGATCGACCTGCAGAAGGTCAACGTCGACAGCTTCAGCGTCGCCGGCAGCAACGACCACATCACCCCCTGGGATGCGGTGTACCGCTCGGCGGCACTGCTCGGCGGCGACAAGCGCTTCATCCTTGCCAACAGCGGCCATGTGCAAAGCATCATCAACCCGCCGGGCAACCCCAAGGCGCACTACGTCGACAACCCGCGCCTGAGCAGCGACCCGCGGGCCTGGCTCTACGATGGCAAGCAGGTCGACGGCAGCTGGTGGCCGCAGTGGCTGGAGTGGATTCAGGCACGCTCCGGCGTGCAGCGCGAAACCCTGATGGCCCTCGGCAACCAGAACTACCCTCCCATGGACCCCGCGCCCGGCAGCTACGTGCAGGCGCGCTGA
- a CDS encoding TetR/AcrR family transcriptional regulator, with amino-acid sequence MKTRDRILECALQLFNRQGEPNVSTLEIANEMGISPGNLYYHFHGKEPLVLGLFERFEDELTPLLDPPLEVRLDAEDYWLFLHLIVERMAQYRFLFQDLSNLTGRLPKLARGMRNLLNALKRTLAALLASLKAQGQVLSDTRALGQLVEQITLTLLFSLDYQRVLAREGEVGVVVYQVMMLVAPHLEAGSRYAAEQLALRYLDG; translated from the coding sequence ATGAAAACCCGCGACCGTATCCTCGAATGTGCCCTGCAACTGTTCAACCGCCAGGGCGAGCCGAATGTCTCGACCCTGGAGATTGCCAACGAAATGGGCATCAGCCCGGGCAATCTCTACTACCACTTCCACGGCAAGGAGCCGCTGGTGCTGGGGTTGTTCGAACGCTTCGAGGACGAGCTCACGCCGCTGCTCGACCCGCCGCTGGAAGTGCGCCTGGATGCCGAGGACTACTGGTTGTTCCTGCACTTGATCGTCGAGCGCATGGCCCAGTACCGGTTTCTGTTCCAGGACCTGTCGAACCTGACCGGGCGCCTGCCCAAGCTGGCCCGCGGCATGCGCAACCTGCTCAACGCCCTCAAGCGTACCCTGGCGGCGCTGCTGGCCAGCCTCAAGGCCCAGGGCCAGGTGCTCAGCGATACGCGGGCGCTGGGGCAACTGGTGGAACAGATCACCCTGACCCTGCTGTTCTCGCTCGATTACCAACGGGTGCTGGCTCGCGAAGGTGAAGTCGGAGTGGTGGTCTACCAGGTGATGATGCTGGTGGCGCCGCACCTGGAGGCGGGGTCGCGGTATGCGGCAGAGCAGCTGGCCTTGAGGTATCTGGATGGCTGA
- a CDS encoding phasin family protein, whose protein sequence is MAGKKNTEKEGSSWVGGIEKYSRKIWLAGLGIYSKIDQDGSKVFDNLVKEGEKAEKLAKGSVDSAKATAKSATSRISDVKDRALGKWDELEGAFDKRLNSAISRLGVPSRSEVKALHSKVDTLTKQIEKLTGASVTPISKKPAASKTAAKPLAKAAAKPAAKPAAKPAAKTAAAKPAAKPAAKTAAAKPAAKPAAKPVAAKPAAKPAAAKKPAVKKPAAKPAAKPAAAKPAAPAASAAPSPSPAPAAGAAAVAPVSSPSASPTSQA, encoded by the coding sequence ATGGCTGGCAAGAAGAATACTGAAAAAGAAGGCAGCTCCTGGGTCGGGGGGATCGAGAAGTATTCCCGCAAGATCTGGCTGGCTGGTTTGGGTATCTACTCCAAGATCGATCAGGATGGCAGCAAGGTGTTTGACAACCTGGTCAAGGAGGGTGAGAAAGCTGAAAAACTCGCCAAGGGCTCTGTCGACTCCGCCAAGGCAACCGCCAAGTCGGCGACCTCGCGCATCAGCGACGTCAAGGACCGCGCCCTGGGCAAGTGGGACGAGCTCGAAGGTGCTTTCGACAAGCGCCTGAACAGTGCGATCTCGCGTCTTGGCGTACCGAGCCGCAGTGAGGTCAAGGCGCTGCATTCGAAGGTCGATACGCTGACCAAGCAGATCGAGAAGCTGACCGGTGCATCGGTTACGCCTATCTCGAAGAAACCGGCAGCGAGCAAGACCGCAGCCAAGCCATTGGCCAAGGCTGCAGCGAAACCTGCGGCCAAGCCTGCAGCCAAGCCAGCAGCGAAAACTGCGGCGGCAAAACCTGCAGCCAAGCCAGCGGCGAAAACCGCAGCGGCTAAACCTGCGGCCAAGCCAGCAGCCAAGCCGGTAGCAGCCAAGCCTGCAGCCAAACCGGCTGCGGCGAAGAAGCCGGCAGTGAAAAAGCCAGCGGCCAAGCCAGCAGCGAAACCTGCAGCGGCGAAGCCGGCGGCCCCTGCGGCCAGCGCTGCACCGTCGCCAAGCCCGGCGCCAGCAGCCGGTGCTGCAGCGGTCGCACCGGTGTCGTCGCCATCGGCAAGCCCGACCAGCCAGGCCTGA
- a CDS encoding phasin family protein codes for MAKVILKKKDDAQRTLGEVRSYARKIWLAGLGAYTRVGQEGADYLKELVKAGESVEKRGKKKLDAKVDAANSEIDSVKGELSSVKGKVEVQLDKIEKAFDTRVASALNRIGIPSKHDVETLSVKLDELTALLERVARKQ; via the coding sequence ATGGCCAAAGTTATCCTGAAGAAAAAAGACGACGCCCAGCGCACGTTGGGTGAAGTGCGCAGCTACGCGCGCAAGATCTGGCTGGCAGGTCTCGGGGCTTACACCCGGGTCGGCCAGGAAGGTGCCGACTACCTGAAAGAGCTGGTCAAGGCCGGTGAATCGGTAGAAAAACGTGGCAAGAAAAAGCTCGATGCCAAGGTCGATGCCGCCAACTCCGAGATCGATTCGGTGAAGGGCGAACTGAGCAGCGTGAAGGGCAAGGTCGAGGTTCAACTCGACAAAATCGAAAAGGCTTTCGACACACGGGTCGCGAGCGCCTTGAATCGCATCGGCATTCCGTCTAAACATGACGTGGAGACACTCTCTGTCAAGCTCGATGAGCTCACGGCATTGCTTGAACGTGTCGCACGTAAACAATAA
- a CDS encoding polyhydroxyalkanoic acid system family protein, with the protein MTQISVERKHSLGRDAARQKAEALVDKLAREYDLKASWNGDRVEVKRSGANGSVQIGEDSIKVELKLGMMLSMMSGTIKSEIERALDKALA; encoded by the coding sequence ATGACCCAGATCAGCGTTGAACGCAAACACAGCCTGGGCCGCGACGCGGCCCGGCAAAAGGCCGAGGCACTGGTCGACAAGCTGGCCCGCGAATACGACCTCAAGGCCAGCTGGAATGGCGACCGCGTCGAGGTCAAGCGCAGTGGCGCCAACGGCAGCGTGCAGATTGGCGAGGACAGCATCAAGGTCGAGCTGAAGCTGGGCATGATGCTGTCGATGATGAGCGGTACCATCAAAAGCGAGATCGAGCGGGCGCTGGATAAGGCGCTCGCCTAG
- the ubiE gene encoding bifunctional demethylmenaquinone methyltransferase/2-methoxy-6-polyprenyl-1,4-benzoquinol methylase UbiE — protein sequence MNDQRKGDHAEPTTHFGYKDVPESQKAEKVAEVFHSVAAKYDLMNDVLSGGMHRLWKRFTIELSGVRPGNRVLDIAGGTGDLAAKFSQLVGPTGQVVLADINESMLKVGRDRLLDRGVAGNIEFVQADAEKLPFPDNHFDCVTIAFGLRNVTHKEDAIRSMLRVLKPGGRLLVLEFSKPTNKLMSKVYDAYSFAFMPLAGKLITNDSESYRYLAESIRMHPDQETLKAMMVEAGFDRVTYHNMTSGIVALHRGIKP from the coding sequence ATGAACGATCAGCGCAAAGGCGACCACGCCGAACCCACCACCCACTTCGGCTACAAAGACGTGCCGGAAAGCCAGAAGGCCGAGAAAGTCGCCGAGGTGTTCCACTCGGTGGCGGCCAAGTACGACCTGATGAACGATGTGCTCTCCGGCGGCATGCACCGCCTGTGGAAGCGCTTCACCATCGAGCTGTCGGGCGTGCGTCCGGGTAACCGGGTGCTCGACATCGCGGGCGGCACCGGCGACCTGGCGGCCAAGTTCTCGCAACTGGTCGGCCCCACCGGCCAAGTGGTACTGGCCGACATCAACGAGTCGATGCTCAAGGTTGGCCGCGACCGCCTGCTCGACCGCGGCGTGGCCGGCAACATCGAGTTCGTCCAGGCCGACGCCGAAAAGCTGCCGTTCCCGGACAACCATTTCGACTGCGTGACCATCGCCTTCGGCCTGCGCAACGTCACCCACAAGGAAGACGCCATCCGCTCCATGCTGCGGGTGCTCAAGCCCGGCGGCCGCCTGCTGGTGCTGGAATTTTCCAAGCCGACCAACAAGCTGATGTCCAAGGTCTACGATGCCTATTCGTTCGCCTTCATGCCGCTGGCCGGCAAGCTGATCACCAACGACTCGGAAAGCTATCGCTACCTGGCCGAATCGATCCGCATGCACCCTGACCAGGAAACCCTCAAGGCGATGATGGTCGAGGCCGGTTTCGACCGCGTCACCTACCACAACATGACCAGCGGCATCGTCGCCCTGCACCGCGGAATCAAGCCCTGA